One Pseudomonas brassicacearum genomic region harbors:
- a CDS encoding PqiC family protein, translating to MPRMLKCSLTALALLLGACRSDPIHYHTLSPAQPVDQAGASVDIQVEQVSVPPQVDRTQMVIRQGNSGLAILETEWWGASLADELHSSLDEQLNNPGAPKLLLRVDVQRFDSIPGRYARMDAQWRLRNFGNEARPLTCRSSLQTPAGGSIDDLVTAHQNNVRQFVGLVEQAASRKACP from the coding sequence ATGCCGCGGATGCTGAAATGCTCACTGACTGCCTTGGCATTGCTGCTCGGCGCCTGCCGCAGCGATCCCATCCACTATCACACCCTGAGCCCGGCCCAACCGGTCGATCAGGCGGGCGCCAGCGTGGACATCCAGGTCGAGCAAGTCAGTGTTCCACCTCAAGTGGATCGCACCCAGATGGTCATTCGCCAAGGCAACAGCGGTCTGGCGATCCTGGAAACCGAATGGTGGGGCGCCAGCCTGGCGGATGAGCTGCACAGCAGCCTGGACGAACAACTGAACAACCCCGGCGCACCCAAACTGTTGCTGCGAGTGGATGTACAGCGCTTCGACTCGATCCCTGGCCGTTATGCCCGCATGGACGCGCAATGGCGCCTGCGCAACTTCGGCAACGAGGCCCGTCCCCTCACCTGCCGCAGCAGCCTGCAAACGCCGGCGGGAGGCAGCATCGACGACCTGGTGACGGCACATCAGAACAATGTCCGGCAATTTGTCGGCCTCGTCGAGCAGGCGGCGTCACGCAAGGCGTGCCCATGA
- a CDS encoding glutathione S-transferase family protein yields MYQLFGHRQSGSSAVEIALDLCGVAYRRIDAYSTEDSAAAKELEALNPQKLVPTLQLPDGSVLTEAAAILIHLGLSFPQAKLLPEDPGHRAQVIRGLVYIVAHCYTPIGIIDFPERWLEDADEATRQRLVSGTQQRLYRNWALFADQFPARPFLNGDEPGALDILAAVITQWQGTREAMSSARPEFHGLLERIDRHPRVAPILSQHWPE; encoded by the coding sequence ATGTATCAGTTATTCGGCCACAGGCAGTCTGGTTCTTCGGCGGTGGAGATTGCCCTGGATCTCTGTGGCGTGGCGTACCGCCGGATCGATGCCTATTCGACCGAGGACAGCGCGGCGGCGAAGGAACTGGAGGCGCTGAACCCGCAGAAGTTGGTCCCGACCCTGCAACTGCCGGACGGCTCGGTGCTGACTGAAGCCGCAGCCATTCTGATTCACCTCGGGTTGTCCTTTCCCCAGGCAAAGTTGCTGCCTGAAGACCCTGGGCATCGCGCGCAAGTCATACGGGGCCTGGTCTATATCGTTGCCCATTGCTATACGCCCATCGGCATTATCGATTTTCCGGAACGCTGGCTGGAGGATGCGGACGAAGCGACTCGGCAGCGATTGGTCTCCGGCACCCAGCAACGGCTGTATCGCAACTGGGCGCTGTTTGCCGACCAATTCCCAGCCCGGCCGTTTCTCAATGGCGACGAACCGGGAGCGCTGGACATCCTGGCCGCTGTGATCACCCAGTGGCAAGGAACCCGCGAAGCCATGTCAAGCGCCCGTCCGGAGTTTCATGGGCTGCTGGAGCGCATCGACCGCCATCCGCGCGTTGCGCCGATCCTGTCACAGCATTGGCCGGAATGA